Proteins from a single region of Pseudomonas quebecensis:
- the ssuC gene encoding aliphatic sulfonate ABC transporter permease SsuC produces MSIEKVSHRVAPWVLPVLLLAVWQLSVSAGWLSTRILPAPSAVIEAGVNLVRSGEIWTHLAISGWRAGLGFVIGGAIGLALGFITGLSTWGERLLDSSVQMIRNVPHLALIPLVILWFGIDETAKIFLVALGTLFPIYLNTYHGIRNVDPALVEMSRSYGLSGFSLFRQVILPGALPSILVGVRFALGFMWLTLIVAETISASSGIGYLAMNAREFLQTDVVVLAIVMYAVLGKLADLAARGLERVWLRWHPAYQVNKGGAV; encoded by the coding sequence ATGAGTATTGAAAAAGTGAGCCATCGCGTGGCGCCCTGGGTGCTGCCGGTGCTGTTGCTGGCGGTGTGGCAGTTGTCGGTGTCGGCGGGTTGGTTGTCGACGCGCATCCTGCCGGCGCCGAGCGCGGTGATCGAGGCCGGGGTCAACCTGGTGCGCAGCGGCGAAATCTGGACACACCTGGCCATCAGCGGCTGGCGCGCGGGCCTGGGCTTTGTGATCGGCGGCGCTATCGGCCTCGCGCTGGGCTTTATCACGGGGCTTTCGACGTGGGGCGAGCGCCTGCTAGACAGCTCGGTGCAGATGATCCGCAACGTGCCGCACCTGGCGCTGATCCCGCTGGTAATCCTGTGGTTCGGCATTGACGAGACGGCGAAGATCTTCCTGGTGGCCCTCGGCACGCTGTTTCCGATCTACCTGAACACCTACCACGGCATCCGCAACGTCGACCCGGCGCTGGTAGAGATGTCGCGCAGCTACGGTTTGTCCGGTTTCAGTCTGTTCCGGCAGGTGATCCTGCCCGGCGCGTTGCCGTCGATCCTGGTGGGCGTGCGCTTTGCCCTGGGCTTCATGTGGCTGACGCTGATCGTGGCGGAAACCATCTCCGCCAGTTCCGGCATCGGTTACCTGGCAATGAACGCCCGTGAGTTCCTGCAGACCGACGTGGTGGTGCTGGCCATCGTGATGTACGCGGTCCTCGGCAAGCTCGCCGACCTGGCGGCGCGTGGCCTGGAACGTGTGTGGCTGCGCTGGCACCCGGCGTATCAAGTGAATAAAGGCGGTGCGGTATGA
- the ssuB gene encoding aliphatic sulfonates ABC transporter ATP-binding protein yields MTAQQPPRLLKGIPLAVRKLRKSFGARHVLKEIDLHIPAGQFVAVVGRSGCGKSTLLRLLAGLDKPSGGELLAGSAPLSEAIEDTRLMFQEARLLPWKKIIDNVGLGLKGDWRPKALEALGAVGLAERANEWPAALSGGQKQRVALARALIHQPRLLLLDEPLGALDALTRIEMQQLIENLWQKHGFTVLLVTHDVSEAVAIADRVILIEDGEIGLDLIVDLPRPRARGSHRLAALEAEVLNRVLSLPGTPPEPEPVSPLPTQLRWAQ; encoded by the coding sequence ATGACGGCCCAACAACCTCCGCGCCTGCTCAAGGGCATCCCCCTGGCGGTGCGCAAATTGCGCAAATCGTTTGGCGCTCGGCACGTGCTTAAAGAGATTGACCTGCACATCCCCGCGGGCCAGTTCGTGGCTGTGGTCGGCCGCAGTGGTTGCGGTAAAAGTACTTTGCTGCGCCTGCTGGCGGGTCTGGACAAGCCCAGTGGCGGCGAGCTGCTGGCCGGTTCCGCGCCGCTGAGTGAAGCGATTGAAGACACGCGGTTGATGTTTCAGGAAGCGCGCCTGCTGCCGTGGAAAAAAATCATCGACAACGTGGGCCTGGGCCTCAAGGGCGACTGGCGGCCCAAGGCCTTGGAGGCCCTGGGCGCGGTGGGCCTGGCCGAACGCGCCAATGAATGGCCGGCGGCATTGTCCGGTGGCCAGAAGCAACGTGTGGCGCTGGCCCGCGCGCTGATCCACCAACCACGTCTGTTGCTGCTCGATGAGCCGTTGGGTGCGCTGGATGCCCTGACGCGCATCGAGATGCAGCAACTGATCGAAAACCTCTGGCAAAAACATGGCTTCACCGTGCTGCTGGTTACCCATGACGTCAGCGAAGCCGTGGCGATTGCCGACCGGGTGATCCTGATCGAAGACGGCGAAATAGGCCTGGACCTGATCGTCGACCTGCCGCGCCCGCGGGCGCGTGGCTCTCATCGCCTTGCGGCGTTGGAAGCCGAAGTGCTCAACCGTGTGCTGTCGCTGCCCGGCACGCCGCCCGAACCCGAACCTGTTTCACCGTTGCCGACGCAACTGCGTTGGGCGCAATAA
- a CDS encoding TOBE domain-containing protein, with amino-acid sequence MTIKAINVRNQFKGTIKEIVVGDVLSEIDVQTASGIVTSVITTRSVKELELVIGSEVIAFVKSTEVSIAKL; translated from the coding sequence ATGACTATTAAAGCCATCAACGTGCGTAACCAGTTCAAAGGCACCATCAAGGAAATCGTGGTCGGCGACGTGCTGTCGGAAATCGATGTGCAGACCGCCTCCGGTATCGTCACTTCGGTGATCACCACTCGCTCGGTCAAAGAGCTGGAGCTGGTGATTGGTAGTGAAGTGATTGCCTTTGTGAAGTCCACTGAGGTGTCGATTGCCAAGTTGTAA
- a CDS encoding TetR/AcrR family transcriptional regulator — translation MTATAPRKPRARSQARIDAILDAARTLLAAEGVAGLSIYSVAERAQIPPSSVYHFFAGVPALLEALTADVHGAFRAAIQAPIDHECLKQWRDLSCIVEQRMLTIYDQDAAARQLILAQHGLTEVTQADRQHDLELGDLMFKVFNRHFELPTLPSDVDVFALALELSDRVYARSVHQHGLITPRMAEEGMRVFDAYVGLYLPVYLPRR, via the coding sequence ATGACCGCTACCGCCCCTCGCAAACCCCGCGCCCGCAGCCAGGCCCGGATCGATGCGATTCTGGACGCCGCCCGCACCCTGCTGGCCGCCGAAGGGGTGGCAGGTTTGTCGATCTACAGCGTGGCCGAACGCGCGCAGATTCCTCCGTCGTCGGTGTATCACTTTTTCGCCGGTGTGCCGGCGCTGCTGGAGGCTTTGACGGCCGATGTGCATGGGGCGTTTCGCGCGGCGATTCAGGCCCCCATCGACCATGAATGCCTCAAGCAATGGCGCGACCTGTCCTGCATTGTCGAGCAGCGCATGCTCACCATCTACGACCAGGACGCCGCCGCGCGCCAGTTGATCCTGGCGCAGCATGGCCTCACCGAAGTGACCCAGGCCGACCGCCAGCATGATCTGGAACTGGGCGATCTGATGTTCAAGGTGTTCAACCGCCATTTCGAGCTGCCGACACTGCCCAGCGATGTGGATGTGTTCGCCCTGGCGCTGGAGTTGAGCGACCGCGTGTATGCGCGCTCGGTGCATCAGCATGGGCTGATCACGCCGCGCATGGCCGAGGAAGGGATGCGCGTGTTCGATGCGTATGTGGGGCTGTATTTGCCGGTTTATCTGCCCAGGCGCTGA
- a CDS encoding glutamine synthetase family protein, with the protein MSVPPRAVQLNEANAFLKDHPEVLYVDLLIADMNGVVRGKRIERTSLHKVYEKGINLPASLFALDINGSTVESTGLGLDIGDADRICYPIPDTLCNEPWQKRPTAQLLMTMHELEGEPFFADPREVLRQVVSKFDDLGLTICAAFELEFYLIDQENVNGRPQPPRSPISGKRPHSTQVYLIDDLDEYVDCLQDILEGAKEQGIPADAIVKESAPAQFEVNLHHVADPIKACDYAVLLKRLIKNIAYDHEMDTTFMAKPYPGQAGNGLHVHISILDKDGKNIFASEDPEQNAALRHAIGGVLETLPAQMAFLCPNVNSYRRFGAQFYVPNSPCWGLDNRTVAIRVPTGSADAVRIEHRVAGADANPYLLMASVLAGVHHGLTNKIEPGAPVEGNSYEQNEQSLPNNLRDALRELDDSEVMAKYIDPKYIDIFVACKESELEEFEHSISDLEYNWYLHTV; encoded by the coding sequence ATGTCGGTACCCCCGCGTGCCGTTCAGCTTAACGAAGCGAACGCGTTCCTTAAGGATCATCCTGAGGTTCTGTACGTAGACCTTCTAATTGCGGATATGAATGGTGTGGTGCGCGGCAAGCGCATCGAACGCACCAGCCTCCACAAGGTTTACGAGAAGGGCATTAACCTGCCTGCCTCTTTATTTGCTCTGGATATCAACGGCTCGACGGTGGAAAGCACCGGCCTGGGTCTGGACATCGGCGATGCTGACCGAATCTGTTATCCAATCCCCGACACCCTGTGCAATGAACCTTGGCAAAAGCGCCCTACCGCGCAGTTGCTGATGACCATGCACGAACTGGAAGGTGAACCTTTCTTCGCCGATCCGCGCGAAGTACTACGCCAGGTTGTCAGCAAATTCGACGACCTCGGTCTGACCATCTGCGCCGCCTTCGAGCTTGAGTTCTACCTGATCGATCAGGAGAACGTGAACGGCCGACCACAACCGCCCCGCTCGCCGATCTCCGGCAAACGCCCGCACTCGACACAGGTCTACCTGATCGACGACCTCGACGAATATGTCGACTGCCTCCAGGACATTCTGGAAGGTGCCAAAGAGCAAGGCATCCCGGCCGACGCCATCGTCAAGGAAAGTGCCCCGGCGCAGTTCGAAGTGAACCTGCACCACGTGGCCGACCCGATCAAGGCCTGCGACTACGCGGTACTGCTCAAGCGCCTGATCAAGAACATCGCCTACGACCATGAGATGGACACCACCTTCATGGCCAAGCCTTACCCAGGCCAGGCAGGCAACGGTTTGCACGTACACATTTCGATCCTGGACAAGGACGGCAAGAACATCTTTGCCAGCGAGGATCCCGAGCAGAACGCCGCATTGCGTCACGCGATCGGCGGTGTGCTGGAGACCCTACCCGCCCAGATGGCGTTCCTGTGCCCCAACGTCAACTCCTACCGCCGCTTCGGCGCACAGTTCTACGTGCCGAACTCGCCGTGCTGGGGTCTGGATAACCGTACCGTGGCGATTCGCGTACCGACCGGCTCGGCCGATGCGGTGCGTATCGAACACCGCGTAGCGGGTGCCGACGCCAACCCTTACCTGCTGATGGCTTCGGTCCTGGCAGGCGTGCACCACGGTCTGACCAACAAGATCGAGCCTGGCGCACCGGTGGAAGGCAACAGCTACGAGCAGAACGAGCAGAGCCTGCCGAACAACCTGCGCGATGCCCTGCGCGAGTTGGACGACAGCGAGGTGATGGCCAAGTACATCGATCCGAAGTACATCGACATCTTCGTCGCCTGCAAGGAAAGCGAGCTGGAAGAGTTCGAACACTCCATCTCCGACCTTGAGTACAACTGGTACCTGCATACCGTGTAA